Below is a window of Synchiropus splendidus isolate RoL2022-P1 chromosome 9, RoL_Sspl_1.0, whole genome shotgun sequence DNA.
TCGCTCCGCTCCGGACTCGCGCACTCGGAGCAGTTGACGAGGGGCTCGCGCGAGTCCATCCCGCTCTCACCACAGGCGTCGGTCCGAGTGCGGGGCGCGCGGCAGCCAGGAGCCACGGAGGGGATCAGCGCGCGCACGCGCCGCCCAACACTTTGCGAAATGAGGTTTCAGCGTTTTTcaggcttttcctggaagaggCTATTTGAGTCGGTGACTCTCATCAGGCCGCGTGACCCGCCGCTGCTCTCGCACCAGAACCTGACGACGGCGACAGTTGCGAGCGCTTCATTCTCCGGTtgtgaatgaataaagaaacaaaaaacgaTGCGCAACGTCAATCACAGTCGCACGCGGAGGTGGAGAAGGTTGTGTGGAGCCAGCAGCGGAAGAAGAGCCGCTCGCACCTGCACCTCAGGAGCCTGATGCGGAGGAGGGTCTCAGAGCCGAGCAGAACTGGGCCGACAGCAGTCCAGAGGTCAGCTGCTTCCCAGAGTCAAGCTTCTCTGGAGCTTTGGCGCTGAGCGTGCGTGACTGTCAAATGACCTTGAAGGGATTGAGATGACCTTTGACATCAGCCTCCATTTACTCACATCACCGTGGCAACAGCTGCTGTGCAGAAGTGGGTCACTCTGGCATCTAATCAGTTTCATAACATGAATGGAGGGAGAAGTGGGACAATGTTCCGCAGACAGCTTTGTTTATCACATGACTTGGATGGTCAGCTGCTGgttcctctgctcctcacagTGGAACTGAAGCTCAGACCGGGCCCCGGACCAACACAGCGGGCCCCCACCATGCAAGGACGCtcgaagatgaagaagagacagTAGAGAGTGGAGCGCCGCCCGTCTGGGTGTGTGATGAGTCGCGTCTTCCCTCTGCTGCGCGGCGGTGTTTTCAGCTGTTGTTctgctcctctctgtctcttcaCACCTGCACTCTGGTGAACTTGTGTCTGACGTCACGCCAGCTCCCACCTCGCATCACTCCCGTCACCAAACGACTGGACCCAAATGTGACTGGAGACAGGGCCACGCATTTATTCACTATGGACACAGAAGCAAAACAGAGACGGACAAGGGCCTCCCCAAACGCAGAGAAACCGAGGCGCAAAACCAGAAACAAATGGGCAGAAATTAGACCAGAAACCGCCACAGTAAAAACTGTGAGGATGATGAACCGGAGGGAACGTGGCGCTCAGAAACACACGGCGCAGGAGGCGCTGTACACATGAGGAACCAAAACACAGGTCAACGTCAAGTTGAACTGTCCTGATCACTGGAGGGAGCTTGTGAATCTTTCAGGTAAAGATGTGCTTTTATGTGCTTCCGGGTCCCAGCAGGGTCACGTGCATTCACGCCCCTATCATCAGACACGTCACCACATTCAACTTTAATCGCGGACAGCCGCCACGCACAGCCAGTAGCGGCAGTCCGCCGGTAGGTGGCAGTGCACAGCTCAGCTGCGGCCGCGCCGCATGGCTGGTCGAAGAAGAACTGGAACCGCACGCGTCAACAGAATGTCTCAGGATTTAAGGGCAGAGCTCGAGCGGTTCCTGGAGAGTTTGGAGATCCAGACGCGCTGCGTTGAACACCCTGCGGTAACAGTCgctccatttcttttcttgatCATCCTGCAATATGTGCGCGTGTTTGCGTGGCCGTTCCGCGTGTCACATCCGGCCGAGGTTGGCGTCAGCGTGGGGAGACGCTGCTGCCGTGTGGTGACGTGTGGCGTCTTCCTCCAGGTGTTCACGGTGGAGGAAATGATGCCCCACCTGCAGGACGTCAGCGGCGTCGTTGCAaagaatctttttttaaaagacaagaagaagaaaacgctCTTCCTGGTTTCGACAGTCCACAGTTGCCAGGTGAGTGCTGGAGCCGCCAGATGGATGAGTTGGCCCTTCCTGAAGATGGCGCCGTGCGAGGGTGGTCACTGTGTTCAAcgccctctgacctctgctcccgCAGGTGGACCTGAACCAGTTGGCGAAGAGCCTCGGCGTGGGAGGAGGAAACCTGCGTTTTGCCGATGAGAGTCTGATGCTGGAGAAACTCAAAGTTTGTCGCTTTGATTCTCCCTTTCTCTGACGTCTTTGActgaacctgtgtgtgtgtgtgtccaggtgggCCAGGGCTGCGCCACAGCTCTGGCTCTTCTCTTTGACAAGGATCTCAGTGTCCAGCTGGTTCTGGACCGAGCCTTGGTGGAGGGCCCTCACCCGCTTGTCTTCTTCCACCCGATGACCAACACCGCCTCTCTGGGACTGCACCCACAAGATCTCCTGCGCTTCCTGGAGGAAACGGGTCACAAGCCCATCCTGCACAACTTCCCCTAGACAGGACCGGCTCGGTCTGGACAGGAGGAAGGACCTGCAACTCTTTTTATTCGTGGATCTGTCACGTCACAATCTCTGACACACGCAGGTGAAGAAGCCTGGAGGAACAAAGCTGGACGGTTTGGCAGAAGTGGCTCCTCCTGCGGCAGCACCTCctccatggtgtgtgtgtgtgcgtgcgtgtgtgtgtgcgcgtgcgcgcgCAGCTGAATAAAGCTGTGGTGAGCTCAGCAGCCTGGAGATGCTGCTCCTAACTAAGGTGTGTGTCTGTCGGCTGCTCTCGCGCTGAGTCTCagggagtcatgtgacctgtctgTCAGCCCTCCTCCCGATTGCTCTCCAGCCTCCAGAGTCCCAGGAGGTCCAGCGGAGTGCCCGAGTCTGCCGTCCTGACCATCCTCCTCCCGAGGtccacagcagctgcttctctgtgCCTCCAGCAGACGCAGCTTCTCTCCCAgcagctccacctgctgctccagccTCCGCAGGTCTGCTCCGGCGCCGCGGGCCCCCTCGGGCCCCGGGAGCAGCGCAGCTCGCCTCCGGCCCCGGGGCCACCCGCTGGAGCCTCCTGTTCGACAGAAAGACGTGAGTTTTGCCATGCGACGCCAGCCTCCGGTCAGTCGGACCTGTGCCGCTGCGGCCGAGCCGCTCCTGCAAGAGGTGCAGCTGCTCCTTCACGGCCGGGATGGAGTGGGCCTCCTGCTCCGGAACGGGCCACTCCAGGAATTCCAGCACCTCCTgccccagcagcagctccagcacgtCATTGTGGCGGATCCCGTCCTGCAGGAGGGACTTGAAAGAGCCTGACAGCCGAGTCAGCGcctccttctgctgctgctgctgctccttctgctccacggcctccagcagcagcccAGCCAGCGAGTCGCCGAGGCGTGCCAGGCCCACTTCCGCGCGCCTGCTCTTGGCCTGCTCCGACACCACGGACACTTTCACCTGGAAGAAGCGGCGCCGTGAGA
It encodes the following:
- the LOC128764971 gene encoding prolyl-tRNA synthetase associated domain-containing protein 1-like isoform X2; its protein translation is MAGRRRTGTARVNRMSQDLRAELERFLESLEIQTRCVEHPAVFTVEEMMPHLQDVSGVVAKNLFLKDKKKKTLFLVSTVHSCQVDLNQLAKSLGVGGGNLRFADESLMLEKLKVGQGCATALALLFDKDLSVQLVLDRALVEGPHPLVFFHPMTNTASLGLHPQDLLRFLEETGHKPILHNFP
- the LOC128764971 gene encoding prolyl-tRNA synthetase associated domain-containing protein 1-like isoform X1, whose translation is MAGRRRTGTARVNRMSQDLRAELERFLESLEIQTRCVEHPAVTVAPFLFLIILQYVRVFAWPFRVSHPAEVGVSVGRRCCRVVTCGVFLQVFTVEEMMPHLQDVSGVVAKNLFLKDKKKKTLFLVSTVHSCQVDLNQLAKSLGVGGGNLRFADESLMLEKLKVGQGCATALALLFDKDLSVQLVLDRALVEGPHPLVFFHPMTNTASLGLHPQDLLRFLEETGHKPILHNFP